A portion of the Luxibacter massiliensis genome contains these proteins:
- a CDS encoding sensor histidine kinase, producing MGMKKPSSLKTAFWRFLFMLLGGLFGAVAVPFLLVTVSTTLGLTTYGDYSEIRANELAPILAATPDLSDVQIPMGIEYALLDKNYQLIETTLDETELEQAMRYATTGASDQNLQKRYLLITRENEYVVLQYYIGAQYTNEWMNEHLPSPDILLIVLIAAGGIFVCLLLTTRFAKKLRLQLVPLFEATSEVAKQNLDFEVGHSNIKEFEDVLISFSHMKESLKASLEQQWKAEQMQKEQIAALAHDLKTPLTVIQGNADLISETELDEEQRLYTEYISSSSEQMQLYIRTLIDISRATTGYQLHMEDIDLPAYVEQLRGQVAALCQTKKIGLQIEIESLPAVLSADKLLMERAIMNVVNNALDYSPQGSHISILIAGDKRSLKISVTDAGPGFSQEDLLHAEEQFYMADRSRSSNLHFGMGLFITKSIVRQHGGQLILSNSEKTGGAQVTILIFNIR from the coding sequence ATGGGAATGAAGAAACCGTCATCACTTAAAACAGCTTTTTGGCGTTTCTTATTTATGCTGCTTGGTGGATTGTTTGGTGCGGTTGCTGTTCCTTTTCTACTTGTGACTGTCAGCACAACGTTAGGGCTTACTACTTATGGGGACTATTCAGAAATCCGTGCAAACGAACTTGCGCCAATCCTTGCGGCTACGCCAGATTTATCCGATGTGCAGATACCGATGGGGATTGAATATGCGCTGCTGGATAAAAACTATCAGCTTATTGAAACCACCTTAGATGAAACCGAGTTGGAACAGGCCATGCGGTATGCAACCACAGGTGCCAGCGACCAAAACCTACAGAAAAGATACCTGCTTATCACCCGAGAAAATGAGTATGTTGTCCTGCAATATTATATTGGCGCTCAATATACTAATGAGTGGATGAATGAGCATCTGCCGTCCCCGGATATACTACTGATTGTATTGATCGCAGCGGGTGGAATTTTTGTCTGTCTGCTCCTGACAACCAGATTTGCCAAAAAGCTACGATTGCAGCTTGTCCCGCTGTTTGAAGCCACTTCGGAGGTGGCAAAGCAGAACCTTGATTTCGAGGTGGGGCATTCAAATATCAAAGAATTTGAAGATGTGCTGATTTCTTTTTCTCACATGAAAGAAAGTCTGAAAGCCTCTTTAGAACAACAGTGGAAAGCCGAACAGATGCAGAAAGAACAGATTGCCGCACTTGCCCACGATTTGAAAACACCCCTGACAGTTATTCAGGGAAATGCCGACCTTATCAGCGAAACAGAGTTGGATGAGGAACAGCGTTTATATACAGAATATATCAGCAGTAGTTCCGAACAGATGCAGTTATATATTCGGACGTTGATTGATATTTCACGGGCAACTACCGGCTATCAGCTCCACATGGAGGATATTGACCTGCCTGCCTATGTGGAACAATTACGGGGGCAGGTTGCCGCTCTGTGCCAGACGAAAAAAATTGGATTGCAGATAGAAATTGAAAGCTTGCCTGCTGTTCTGTCTGCGGATAAGCTACTGATGGAACGGGCGATTATGAATGTGGTAAATAATGCGCTGGATTATTCCCCGCAGGGTAGCCATATTTCAATCTTAATAGCGGGTGATAAAAGAAGTCTGAAAATTTCGGTAACAGATGCAGGACCCGGTTTTTCGCAGGAAGATTTGCTGCACGCCGAAGAACAGTTTTACATGGCGGACCGCAGCCGTAGTTCTAACCTGCATTTTGGAATGGGCCTGTTTATCACAAAGTCTATTGTTCGACAGCATGGTGGACAACTGATTTTGAGCAATTCCGAAAAAACCGGCGGCGCACAAGTTACAATCTTAATTTTTAACATAAGGTAA
- a CDS encoding ABC transporter permease: MYAKLAFRNIRRSLRDYIIYFVTLTLTAALMYSFLALGLSPDILAMTENMSMLTTGILILSALIAFMSSFVIGYAVHFMLGQRKKEFAAYELMGMEVKTVRNLFLVENGIIGGVAFLLGALIGTGLSGLLNQVIQNIFEVPHTYRVLFSFRAWGMTLFFFILMYGFGMFRAAKVIRRQKVIDLLYDNQKNEEIGFHSLLRSVLTGLLSIAVMVAGVILLEKGLHIQTNEALLYCGGACLLILVAVYELHRKIPVLLYLLAKRTPQRKYREENLFFLGQIGRRIQSSGRTMAVVAILLTISLTTMFIGLTMGAGYKANMEAYYPYDAGVAIDAPLTKDSMNSVLSFVEERCKVEDSATYYLYTVPGKAIEALSLSDYNRLREILGLSSVSISNNEFLVHCDTWNYVDDIQQRLEQQSEITLNGQTLTAAETPILTEPMEQYQMAGTNGYVLVLPDKVASQLSGEKIRLVMKLADGGYPELRSELRQFLNSGEWLPDIQPGQELPEKMTMGITVKAWGVANSLTGFTTLSFCGLYLSIIFIILSCSVLAFEQLSSIDKNRKNYAVIDRLGVSRQKQVALIRKELSTMFFIPLLFPIILTVFLIAGTQLLFGKSFLQEGLVLFYGMVTILLFCAIYLTYFGATMFLFKKVILRPKIR; this comes from the coding sequence ATGTATGCTAAACTTGCATTTCGGAATATTCGCAGGAGCCTTCGGGATTATATCATCTACTTTGTGACGCTTACGCTGACTGCGGCATTGATGTATTCTTTCTTGGCGCTGGGACTTTCCCCGGACATTCTTGCCATGACAGAAAATATGTCAATGCTTACCACTGGCATTTTGATACTGTCGGCACTAATTGCCTTTATGTCCTCGTTTGTCATTGGATATGCTGTTCACTTCATGTTGGGCCAACGCAAAAAGGAATTTGCTGCCTATGAGCTGATGGGCATGGAAGTGAAAACCGTCCGAAATCTATTTTTGGTGGAAAATGGCATAATTGGCGGGGTAGCTTTTTTGCTGGGAGCTTTGATCGGAACCGGCTTATCCGGATTGCTAAATCAGGTTATCCAGAATATTTTCGAGGTTCCGCACACTTATCGGGTTTTGTTTTCTTTCCGCGCATGGGGAATGACACTTTTCTTCTTCATTCTGATGTATGGATTTGGAATGTTTCGCGCAGCAAAGGTTATCCGGCGGCAAAAAGTGATTGATCTGCTTTACGATAACCAAAAAAACGAGGAAATCGGTTTTCATTCTTTGCTTCGGAGTGTTCTAACTGGCTTACTCTCGATTGCTGTTATGGTTGCAGGTGTAATTCTGCTGGAAAAAGGACTTCACATCCAGACTAATGAAGCATTGTTGTATTGTGGCGGAGCCTGTCTGCTAATTCTTGTGGCTGTTTATGAGCTACACCGAAAGATCCCGGTTTTGCTGTACCTGCTTGCCAAACGAACCCCCCAGCGAAAATATCGAGAGGAAAATCTGTTTTTCTTGGGGCAGATTGGCAGGCGTATTCAATCTTCCGGGCGTACAATGGCTGTTGTGGCAATCTTGTTGACGATTTCTCTTACAACGATGTTTATAGGACTGACAATGGGCGCAGGCTATAAGGCCAATATGGAGGCGTATTATCCCTATGACGCCGGTGTAGCCATTGACGCACCCTTGACCAAGGATAGCATGAATTCTGTCCTCTCCTTTGTGGAGGAACGCTGCAAGGTGGAGGACAGTGCAACCTATTACTTATATACAGTTCCCGGTAAAGCCATCGAAGCCTTGTCTTTGTCTGACTATAATCGCTTGCGAGAGATTTTAGGGCTTTCGTCTGTTTCCATAAGTAATAACGAATTTTTAGTTCACTGTGATACATGGAATTATGTGGATGACATCCAGCAGAGATTGGAACAGCAGTCTGAAATTACATTGAATGGTCAGACCTTGACCGCAGCGGAAACGCCGATCTTGACTGAGCCAATGGAGCAGTATCAAATGGCAGGAACAAATGGATATGTGCTTGTCCTGCCGGATAAAGTGGCTTCACAGCTATCCGGGGAGAAAATTCGCCTTGTGATGAAACTGGCGGATGGTGGATACCCGGAACTTAGAAGCGAACTAAGACAGTTTTTGAACAGTGGAGAATGGTTGCCAGACATCCAACCCGGACAGGAACTACCGGAGAAAATGACAATGGGGATAACAGTAAAAGCGTGGGGTGTTGCCAATTCACTGACCGGATTTACAACTCTCTCCTTCTGCGGGCTGTATTTGAGTATTATTTTTATCATTCTTTCCTGCTCGGTTCTGGCTTTTGAACAGCTTTCTTCTATAGACAAAAACCGGAAAAATTATGCGGTGATTGATCGGCTGGGCGTATCAAGGCAGAAACAGGTTGCCTTGATACGCAAGGAACTTTCCACTATGTTTTTTATCCCCTTGCTATTCCCCATCATACTTACCGTTTTCCTGATTGCAGGAACACAGCTCCTTTTCGGGAAATCGTTTTTGCAGGAAGGACTTGTGTTGTTCTATGGCATGGTGACAATTCTGTTATTCTGTGCTATTTACCTAACCTATTTTGGAGCAACAATGTTCCTGTTCAAAAAGGTAATTCTTCGGCCCAAAATAAGATAG
- a CDS encoding cysteine-rich KTR domain-containing protein, whose translation MEKTDFIRCPVCGNKTRDKIREDTVLKNFPLFCPKCKRECLIDVEQFHITVIKAPDAQPQSR comes from the coding sequence ATGGAGAAAACAGACTTTATCCGTTGCCCCGTTTGTGGGAATAAAACCCGTGATAAAATTAGAGAGGATACCGTTCTCAAAAATTTTCCACTCTTTTGCCCTAAGTGTAAAAGAGAGTGTTTGATTGATGTTGAGCAATTCCATATAACAGTTATCAAAGCGCCAGACGCACAGCCGCAGAGCCGATAA
- a CDS encoding GntR family transcriptional regulator: MKLIISNVSGVPIYEQIKQQVKAAILSGELKEEEALPSLRTLAKDLKISVLTVTRAYTELEQEGFVKNVQGRGCFVLGSGSELMKEQLICKVENGLTEAIKAAKIANLSNEELHHLLDILLEANTDD, from the coding sequence TTGAAGCTAATTATTTCAAATGTATCAGGCGTACCTATTTACGAGCAAATTAAACAGCAGGTCAAAGCCGCTATCCTGTCAGGAGAACTAAAAGAGGAAGAAGCCTTGCCTTCTCTCCGCACTCTGGCAAAGGACTTAAAGATCAGTGTTTTGACAGTTACAAGGGCCTATACAGAACTGGAACAGGAAGGGTTTGTCAAAAATGTTCAGGGCCGCGGTTGTTTTGTACTTGGCAGCGGCTCCGAACTTATGAAGGAGCAGTTAATTTGCAAAGTGGAAAATGGCTTAACAGAAGCTATAAAAGCAGCAAAAATTGCTAACCTATCTAATGAGGAACTACATCATCTTTTAGATATTTTATTGGAGGCGAATACAGATGACTAA
- a CDS encoding ABC-2 transporter permease — translation MSNILKATRLDFSLVKPYVKVIGFTMLLPIAFAAINRSILTGVSFAMCFIAMTTGYTFSVTEKNSMERLYGILPVKKSEMVMGRYLFVVVLGAIALVVSLITQPIVLRALGETVEPFDIISAAIGGLFLFALYTVFQIPGYYKFGSIKGRVFMYIPVAGFLVTLFLLPKLPADNPIVNSIASSPVLLLTLAIALVVIMYAVSIWFSVQIMKNKEM, via the coding sequence ATGAGTAATATATTGAAAGCTACAAGACTGGATTTTTCCCTTGTAAAACCGTATGTCAAAGTGATTGGGTTTACTATGCTTCTCCCCATCGCTTTTGCAGCAATCAACCGCTCTATATTGACAGGAGTTTCTTTCGCCATGTGCTTTATCGCCATGACAACCGGCTATACTTTCTCCGTTACAGAAAAAAATAGCATGGAACGCCTATATGGTATTTTGCCTGTAAAGAAAAGTGAAATGGTGATGGGACGGTATCTTTTTGTTGTTGTGCTTGGAGCTATCGCTTTGGTGGTGTCCCTTATCACACAGCCGATTGTATTACGGGCATTGGGAGAAACCGTCGAACCGTTTGACATTATCAGCGCGGCCATTGGCGGTCTGTTCTTGTTTGCGCTTTACACGGTATTTCAAATTCCCGGATATTATAAATTTGGCTCTATCAAGGGTCGGGTGTTTATGTATATTCCGGTTGCAGGATTTTTAGTGACTTTGTTTCTTCTTCCTAAACTGCCTGCTGACAACCCCATTGTCAACTCGATTGCCAGTTCACCTGTGCTGCTTCTCACTCTTGCGATTGCGCTGGTGGTTATTATGTATGCTGTGTCGATCTGGTTCTCTGTCCAGATTATGAAAAATAAAGAAATGTGA
- a CDS encoding response regulator transcription factor, which produces MATILAVDDEQSILDLIKNGLQKDGHLVTGYTSAELVPLDKLNRYDLIILDIMMPGTDGFSFCEKIRDMVDCPILFLTAKTMENDITFGLGLGADDYLTKPFRIPELRARVNAHIRREQRERHSSLNFDRIKIDLSAKTVQVDGETVPLTKSEYMICEFLARNKGQVFTREQIYEAVFSLDGESDNSTIATHIKNIRAKLNHYDIQPITTAWGIGYKWE; this is translated from the coding sequence ATGGCTACTATTCTTGCGGTAGATGATGAACAGTCCATTTTGGACCTGATAAAAAACGGACTGCAAAAGGACGGACACTTGGTTACGGGTTATACATCTGCGGAGTTGGTGCCGCTGGATAAGCTGAACCGCTATGATTTAATTATACTGGATATTATGATGCCTGGAACCGATGGCTTTTCGTTCTGCGAAAAAATCCGGGATATGGTTGACTGTCCGATCTTGTTTCTTACAGCTAAAACGATGGAAAATGACATTACCTTTGGTCTGGGGCTTGGCGCTGACGACTATCTGACGAAGCCTTTCCGCATCCCGGAGCTGCGGGCCAGAGTAAATGCCCATATACGCCGGGAACAAAGGGAACGCCATAGCAGCCTGAACTTCGACCGCATCAAAATAGACCTGTCGGCTAAAACGGTACAGGTAGACGGAGAAACTGTGCCCCTTACTAAAAGCGAGTATATGATCTGTGAATTTCTTGCCCGCAATAAAGGGCAAGTGTTTACACGGGAACAGATTTATGAGGCTGTTTTCAGTTTGGACGGAGAAAGTGATAATTCCACGATTGCCACCCATATTAAGAACATCCGGGCGAAACTGAACCATTACGATATTCAGCCAATCACAACAGCATGGGGGATTGGGTACAAATGGGAATGA
- a CDS encoding winged helix-turn-helix domain-containing protein, with translation MVIEFPEERLPEISCIKRKLQTLEGVKIYMEPQQIRYPGFFLDTLQRKVMVEEKEVLLTAREFDVLAVMARHPGRVYTYAQICRMIYGETDVGEEMYSSAYCLISSLRKKLEKDPRHPRYLDTVYGVGYRFEDVLEK, from the coding sequence ATGGTAATTGAATTTCCAGAGGAACGGCTGCCGGAGATCAGCTGTATCAAGAGAAAGCTTCAGACTCTGGAGGGTGTGAAGATCTACATGGAACCGCAGCAGATCCGATATCCGGGATTTTTCCTGGATACGCTCCAGCGTAAGGTCATGGTGGAGGAAAAGGAGGTATTGCTGACTGCCAGGGAATTTGATGTCCTCGCAGTCATGGCCAGACATCCGGGACGTGTGTATACCTATGCTCAGATCTGTCGTATGATCTATGGAGAAACGGATGTAGGGGAAGAAATGTACAGCAGCGCCTACTGTCTGATCAGCAGCCTGCGTAAGAAGCTGGAGAAGGATCCACGGCACCCTCGGTATCTTGATACCGTATATGGTGTCGGGTATCGGTTTGAGGACGTATTAGAAAAGTAA
- a CDS encoding ABC transporter ATP-binding protein, whose protein sequence is MNEVLKLEHIQKYYGSKGNVTKAIQDISFSVQEGEFVGIMGASGSGKTTLLNCISTIDTVSAGHIYLNGTDVTEITEKQIARFRRENLGFVFQDFNLLDTLTISENIALALTINRVPAGEIDGRVREIAGKLNITDILDKYPYQVSGGQKQRCACARAIINQPKLILADEPTGALDSHSSQMLLSAIQSINETLGATILMVTHDAFSASYANRILFLRDGTIFTEIFKGSNSRRTFFEKILDVLTMTGGGVSDVC, encoded by the coding sequence ATGAATGAAGTTTTGAAACTGGAACATATCCAAAAATATTACGGCAGTAAAGGTAATGTCACAAAAGCAATTCAGGATATTAGCTTTTCTGTTCAGGAAGGGGAATTTGTGGGGATTATGGGGGCATCCGGTTCCGGCAAGACCACTCTGCTCAACTGCATTTCCACTATTGATACGGTCAGCGCAGGGCATATCTATCTGAATGGAACCGATGTGACGGAAATCACTGAAAAGCAGATTGCCCGGTTTCGCCGGGAGAACCTTGGATTTGTGTTTCAGGACTTTAACCTGCTGGACACTCTGACCATTAGCGAGAATATTGCTTTGGCATTGACAATCAATAGAGTTCCCGCAGGTGAGATTGATGGTAGGGTACGAGAAATAGCCGGAAAGCTGAACATCACGGATATTCTTGACAAATATCCCTATCAGGTGTCTGGCGGTCAGAAGCAACGATGTGCTTGCGCCAGGGCAATCATCAATCAACCCAAACTGATTTTGGCAGATGAACCTACGGGCGCTCTGGACAGCCATTCATCCCAAATGCTACTTTCCGCTATCCAGAGTATCAATGAAACGCTTGGAGCGACAATTTTAATGGTAACACACGATGCTTTTTCCGCAAGTTACGCAAACCGTATTCTTTTTTTGCGTGACGGTACTATTTTTACGGAGATTTTCAAAGGCAGCAATTCCCGCAGGACTTTCTTTGAAAAAATTCTGGATGTCCTCACCATGACGGGAGGGGGCGTGAGTGATGTATGCTAA
- a CDS encoding ABC transporter ATP-binding protein: MTNYLEVKNLSKSFDSFQLHNITFTLPKGYIMGLIGPNGSGKTTTIKLILNMLKRNGGEIKIMGLDNIADEQRAKAELGVVFDTNYFSDDWKVSEVEKSISVFYPNWNTERFSEMLRKFHIAPTKKVKELSKGMQMKLMLACAFSYDAKLLILDEPTSGLDPVSRDELLQILSEYIEDGEHSVLFSTHITGDLERAADYITYISYGELFFTGSKDEFVDMFRIVKGGMDELSADLQAKAVGVRTFPTGFEALVKTEDIGSFTALDIEPATIDEIVVFTSKKGEDYE; encoded by the coding sequence ATGACTAATTATTTGGAAGTAAAAAATCTGTCAAAATCTTTCGACAGTTTTCAGCTTCACAACATTACTTTTACACTCCCCAAAGGCTATATCATGGGGCTGATCGGGCCGAACGGTTCCGGCAAAACAACTACAATTAAGCTCATTCTGAATATGCTCAAACGCAACGGCGGAGAAATCAAAATCATGGGCTTGGACAATATCGCCGATGAACAGAGGGCAAAGGCAGAGCTTGGCGTGGTGTTTGATACAAACTATTTCAGTGATGATTGGAAAGTTTCTGAGGTAGAAAAATCCATCTCTGTTTTCTATCCCAACTGGAACACGGAGCGTTTTAGTGAAATGCTACGGAAATTTCATATCGCTCCGACCAAAAAGGTCAAAGAACTTTCAAAAGGTATGCAGATGAAGTTGATGCTGGCTTGTGCGTTCTCCTATGACGCAAAGCTGCTGATTTTGGATGAACCTACCAGCGGCCTTGATCCAGTTTCCAGAGATGAATTGCTTCAGATCCTTTCGGAATACATTGAGGACGGAGAACACAGCGTTTTGTTTTCCACCCATATTACTGGCGATTTGGAACGAGCCGCTGATTATATCACATACATCAGTTATGGGGAACTTTTTTTCACCGGCAGCAAGGATGAATTTGTTGATATGTTCCGCATCGTTAAGGGTGGTATGGATGAACTTTCCGCTGATCTACAAGCGAAGGCGGTTGGTGTTCGTACTTTCCCGACTGGTTTTGAAGCTCTGGTAAAAACCGAGGATATTGGCTCATTTACTGCATTGGACATTGAACCGGCTACCATTGACGAAATCGTTGTGTTTACAAGCAAGAAAGGTGAGGATTATGAGTAA
- a CDS encoding ABC transporter ATP-binding protein encodes MKKTKPEILVRRRQFTRLFYKNNHLNLALSILSTVLGAGLSLVISWLLQQTIDLATGSGKTLTLIQLALLAVTTLLFCAVDDLIGAFAKPKFLSRAIGQYREFAYAELLKKNLVTFIRENTATYLSALSNDVNSIEINYLQKLLDFVGNTFLFLGSLALMLWYSPSLTIIALTLSVLPLVVSVKISPSLSKAETQVSQENASFVSTLKEGLSGFSVIKSFQAEREIYRLFTKSNQQIQEAKCRRLRYAAILTSVGSTIATAVQLCVFLIGCWMALSGWGVTPGMMVVFVNLMNYFNMFISALPDFISNRSACNALIDKLAAVLSVNVKKEGIAIPKRLEHKITIKNLTFGYNKSHPVLHNISTHFTVGKSYAVVGSSGSGKSTLLRLLMAADDSYTGSIYYDNIELRTVNPNLVYELVSLVEQNVFVFDSSIRNNITMFRNFPQEQVECAVRLAGLEQLFKAKGDGFLCGENGCNLSGGERQRISIARCLMRQTPVLLVDEATAMLDKETAFQVSSAIIDLEGLTRIVVTHTLDEALLRRYDSILVLKNGSIVESGNFDELMEKTGYFYSLYTVSQ; translated from the coding sequence ATGAAGAAAACAAAACCTGAAATACTTGTACGCCGACGACAGTTCACACGATTATTTTACAAAAATAATCATTTGAATCTTGCGCTTTCAATCTTATCAACAGTGCTAGGGGCAGGACTTAGCTTGGTTATTTCATGGCTTCTCCAGCAGACTATAGACTTAGCTACTGGTAGTGGCAAGACATTAACTTTGATCCAACTAGCGCTGTTGGCTGTAACAACGCTGCTATTTTGTGCCGTAGATGACTTAATAGGAGCATTTGCTAAACCAAAATTCCTTTCACGTGCTATTGGACAATATAGAGAGTTTGCTTATGCTGAGCTTTTGAAAAAAAATTTAGTGACCTTTATCCGAGAAAATACGGCAACTTACTTATCAGCATTATCCAACGATGTGAACAGTATCGAAATCAACTATTTACAAAAACTGCTTGATTTTGTAGGTAATACATTTCTTTTTCTTGGATCATTAGCACTGATGCTTTGGTATAGCCCGTCACTAACCATAATTGCACTGACACTCTCAGTCTTGCCACTGGTAGTATCCGTAAAAATTAGCCCGAGTTTATCCAAAGCGGAGACTCAAGTTTCACAGGAAAATGCAAGCTTTGTATCAACCCTAAAGGAAGGATTGAGTGGTTTTTCGGTTATAAAAAGTTTTCAAGCTGAAAGGGAAATTTATAGGCTGTTTACGAAAAGTAATCAACAGATACAGGAAGCTAAATGTCGTCGTTTGCGATATGCAGCAATCCTGACATCTGTTGGTTCTACAATAGCGACCGCCGTACAGTTATGTGTTTTTCTGATCGGCTGTTGGATGGCTCTTTCTGGCTGGGGTGTTACTCCGGGTATGATGGTAGTGTTTGTCAACCTAATGAACTACTTTAATATGTTTATTTCCGCCCTTCCGGATTTTATTTCTAATAGATCAGCTTGTAATGCTTTAATCGACAAATTGGCTGCTGTGTTGTCAGTAAATGTTAAAAAAGAAGGTATTGCTATTCCAAAAAGATTAGAACATAAGATTACAATAAAAAATCTTACATTTGGCTATAATAAAAGCCATCCAGTTCTACATAATATTTCTACTCATTTTACGGTGGGAAAAAGTTACGCAGTGGTTGGTTCTTCTGGCAGTGGTAAATCGACATTACTGCGTTTACTGATGGCAGCCGATGATAGTTACACCGGCAGTATTTATTACGACAACATTGAATTACGTACAGTTAACCCTAACTTGGTTTATGAACTGGTTTCTTTGGTAGAGCAGAATGTTTTTGTGTTCGACAGTTCTATACGCAATAATATTACAATGTTCAGGAATTTCCCGCAGGAGCAAGTAGAGTGTGCCGTAAGACTCGCTGGTCTTGAACAGTTGTTTAAAGCCAAAGGAGATGGTTTCTTATGCGGAGAAAACGGATGCAATTTGTCTGGGGGTGAACGGCAACGCATTTCTATTGCTCGGTGTCTTATGCGCCAGACACCGGTACTCTTGGTAGACGAAGCTACCGCAATGTTGGATAAAGAGACAGCATTTCAGGTATCCAGTGCAATTATAGACTTAGAAGGATTGACACGCATTGTTGTGACGCATACGTTAGACGAAGCCTTATTGCGACGTTACGACAGCATTTTAGTGTTGAAAAATGGAAGTATTGTCGAAAGCGGAAACTTTGATGAATTGATGGAAAAAACAGGATATTTTTATTCTTTATATACAGTGTCTCAGTAA